One region of Seriola aureovittata isolate HTS-2021-v1 ecotype China chromosome 15, ASM2101889v1, whole genome shotgun sequence genomic DNA includes:
- the slbp2 gene encoding stem-loop binding protein 2 has protein sequence MSTSGVETAAQSPLLSSSFCFSPWSRVCVKGWSATVWNGLPDPLLAAGSSGCCTPEPWLLPGCSSVYDSLVSNVSPIPSPPPASGVRGRDRAASNKPRRPSILERCILKVSTSSVAVGTDDLDNKRSPLGRCYPRLPDPANTETNAAVLKRRQKQIQYGKNTSGYQNYLQQVPRHLRDPKLHPSTPNKYRKYSRRSWDMQVRLWRRALHLWDPPTNNQPDADTRDPVEQLQSQLEKMTSDLCEDRGDKQREKETPAASDASSVSPLSLELPGPWTVPFSPDCESSRRPLRSPPGLSYSLRSQLTPDDNMTDWLRLLLEADHTQDLGSDDQQVPVFSDQLLWNPY, from the exons ATGTCAACGAGTGGAGTGGAAACGGCCGCTCAGAGCCCGCTGCTCTCCTCCAG CTTCTGTTTCAGTCCCTGGTCACGTGTCTGCGTGAAGGGTTGGTCGGCCACCGTGTGGAACGGCCTCCCTGACCCGCTGCTGGCCGCCGGGTCCTCCGGGTGCTGCACCCCCGAGCCGTGGCTCCTCCCCGGTTGCAGCTCCGTCTACGACAGCCTGGTCAG TAACGTCTCTCCGAtcccgtctcctcctcctgcgaGTGGCGTGCGAGGACGAGACCGAGCGGCCAGCAACAAACCTCGCAG GCCGTCCATCCTGGAGCGCTGTATCCTCAAAGTGTCCACCAGCAGTGTGGCTGTGGGGACGGACGATCTGGACAACAAGAG GTCCCCCCTCGGTCGCTGCTACCCCCGCCTCCCTGATCCCGCCAACACGGAGACCAACGCCGCGGTTCTGAAGCGGCGGCAGAAACAGATTCAGTACGGCAAGAACACCAGTGGTTACCAGAACTACCTGCAGCAGGTGCCCAG ACACCTGAGGGACCCTAAGCTCCACCCATCCACCCCCAACAAGTACAGGAAGTACAGCCGGCGCTCCTGGGACATGCAGGTGCGTCTGTGGAGGCGGGCGCTGCACCTGTGGGACCCTCCGACCAACAACCAGCCGGACGCCGACACTCGGGACCCGGTGGAGCAGCT GCAGAGCCAGCTGGAGaagatgacctctgacctgtgtgaggacagaggagacaagcagagagagaaggagactCCAGCAGCCTCTGACgcctcctctgtttctcctctgtctctggagCTGCCTGGACCCTGGACTGTCCCCTTCTCCCCG GACTGTGAGTCGAGCCGTCGTCCTCTCCGCTCTCCTCCCGGCCTGAGCTACTCCCTCAGGAGTCAGCTGACCCCCGACGACAACATGACGGACTGGCTCCGCCTCCTGCTGGAGGCCGACCACACCCAGG ATCTGGGCTCTGACGACCAGCAGGTCCCCGTGTTTTCCGACCAGCTCTTGTGGAATCCGTACTGA